In Fusobacterium perfoetens, a genomic segment contains:
- a CDS encoding SLC13 family permease → MSFNEIILKKIIFKPKITFLSLAVGMLIFIVSPYEFKLNAAIFLSIEALILWGASAMDNAIISVLFLAGATSLSLAPYKILFQFPATENFYLIILSYLITKGVTDTGTASVISKSIMEKIAKTPIKLIFFSYIAGFLLIFFIPQPFPRVILLAAFYREFFKSQNLTADSKEILYFSIFTASTFTSMFFMSGDMLLNYVVVAISGAQINWAQWALYMSLPASVTCILTFILFIAVFKKEIKNSHFIISEKKNKKVLLTAEQKKMFFICLIIFIGFASQSFHHMKSVYIMLIGVILGFTLKIIKPDAIKNINWKLLIFFTGAFSVGGVLNYSGAADIITKKLLVLVPVGNFNEKIIFLIIITLILNFFLGSAVTTSSVVIPTIAQLGILPPHSAVLTLFVYTVVSIQYILPFHHATVMVGFGEGLYGNKVIIKYGILLTVLTFFIVLYICIPWWKFIDIL, encoded by the coding sequence ATGAGTTTTAATGAAATTATATTAAAAAAAATTATTTTTAAACCTAAAATTACTTTTCTTTCTCTTGCTGTTGGTATGTTGATATTTATAGTATCTCCATATGAATTTAAACTTAATGCTGCTATCTTTCTTTCTATTGAAGCACTTATTTTATGGGGAGCTTCTGCTATGGATAATGCTATAATTTCAGTTCTTTTTTTAGCTGGAGCTACTTCTCTTTCTCTTGCGCCTTATAAAATTCTGTTTCAATTTCCTGCAACAGAAAATTTTTATCTTATAATTCTATCCTATTTAATCACTAAAGGTGTTACAGATACAGGAACTGCTTCTGTAATTTCAAAAAGTATTATGGAAAAGATAGCAAAAACTCCTATAAAGCTTATATTTTTCTCTTATATAGCAGGTTTTTTGCTAATTTTTTTCATACCTCAGCCTTTTCCAAGGGTAATTCTTCTTGCTGCTTTTTATAGAGAGTTCTTTAAAAGCCAGAATCTTACAGCAGACAGTAAAGAAATACTTTATTTCAGTATATTCACAGCTTCAACATTTACATCTATGTTTTTTATGAGTGGAGATATGCTTCTTAACTATGTAGTTGTAGCTATTTCTGGAGCTCAAATAAACTGGGCTCAATGGGCTTTATATATGTCTTTGCCTGCAAGTGTTACTTGTATTCTGACATTTATTCTCTTCATAGCTGTTTTTAAAAAAGAAATAAAGAATTCTCATTTTATTATTTCTGAGAAAAAAAATAAAAAAGTTTTATTAACTGCTGAACAGAAAAAAATGTTTTTTATATGTCTTATAATATTTATCGGATTTGCTTCTCAAAGTTTCCATCATATGAAATCTGTATATATTATGCTTATAGGAGTAATTCTTGGATTTACTTTAAAAATTATAAAACCTGATGCAATAAAAAATATTAATTGGAAACTTCTTATATTTTTTACAGGAGCATTTTCAGTAGGTGGTGTTTTAAATTATTCAGGGGCAGCAGATATTATAACAAAAAAACTTCTTGTTCTTGTCCCAGTAGGAAATTTTAATGAAAAAATAATTTTCCTTATAATAATTACTCTTATTCTTAATTTTTTTCTTGGCAGTGCTGTAACTACTTCATCAGTTGTAATTCCTACAATAGCACAACTTGGAATACTTCCTCCTCATTCTGCTGTTCTCACTCTTTTTGTTTATACAGTAGTGAGCATTCAGTACATACTTCCTTTTCACCATGCTACAGTAATGGTAGGATTTGGAGAAGGACTTTACGGCAATAAAGTAATAATAAAATATGGTATTCTTCTTACTGTTCTTACATTCTTTATTGTCCTTTATATATGTATTCCATGGTGGAAATTTATAGATATCTTATAA